From Peromyscus maniculatus bairdii isolate BWxNUB_F1_BW_parent chromosome 8, HU_Pman_BW_mat_3.1, whole genome shotgun sequence, a single genomic window includes:
- the Mief2 gene encoding mitochondrial dynamics protein MID49: MAEFSQKQRKQHGGEGLGSVVDFLLANARLVLGVSGAAVLGIATLAVKRLIDRATSPRDEDDSKADGWKELSLLRATSHQQPQPPPAALSQPMPLLSPSPSAPVEPTPTHSQKTPTPQPSSPAPLCLTFQEKLLAFERNHVIVPEAHVTLVKQLAGDIALELQAYLRSKFPELPFGALVPGGPLYEGLQAGAAERVRLLAPLELEPGLWNLVPGMDTVAREPRCWAVRRTQLEFHPRGRSPWDRFLVGGYLSSRVLLELLRKALAASVNWPAIGSLLGCLIRPSVASEELLLEVQHECLEFTLAVLMVVPGASADDRLLLAWPLEGLAANLWLQDLYPVEAACLRALDDRDAGTRRRLLLLLCGVCRGHPALVRLGWSHLTQVVLHLGQEEVAWTEEALGDRFLQALEFLVGSLEQASLPCHFNPSVNLFGSFRGEEIDDIGYVLYSGLQVPESLL, encoded by the exons ATGGCCGAGTTCtcccagaagcagaggaagcagcatggcgGAGAGGGCCTGGGCAGCGTGGTGGACTTCCTCCTGGCTAATGCTCGTCTGGTGCTAGGTGTGAGCGGGGCGGCAGTGCTGGGCATTGCCACCCTGGCTGTAAAGCGG CTCATCGACAGGGCCACTAGCCCTCGGGATGAGGATGACAGCAAGGCGGACGGCTGGAAGGAGCTGAGCCTGCTGAGAGCCACGTCACACCAACAGCCCCAACCCCCCCCTGCCGCCCTCAGCCAGCCCATGcctctcctgtccccctccccctctgccccaG TGGAGCCCACACCCACTCATTCTCAGAAGACACCAACACCTCAGCCCAGCTCCCCAGCGCCCCTCTGCCTGACGTTCCAGGAGAAGCTGCTGGCATTTGAGCGCAACCACGTGATTGTCCCAGAAGCCCACGTGACTTTGGTGAAACAGTTGGCCGGAGACATTGCCTTGGAGCTGCAGGCCTACTTGAGGAGCAAGTTCCCAGAACTGCCCTTTGGGGCACTTGTACCAGGGGGGCCTCTCTACGAGGGGCTGCAGGCAGGGGCGGCTGAGCGCGTGCGCCTGCTAGCGCCCCTGGAGTTAGAACCAGGTCTGTGGAACCTGGTACCTGGCATGGACACCGTGGCCAGGGAACCTCGATGCTGGGCTGTGCGCAGGACCCAGCTGGAGTTCCATCCCCGTGGGCGCAGCCCATGGGACCGCTTCCTGGTGGGGGGTTATCTTTCCTCCCGTGTCTTGTTGGAGCTGCTACGCAAGGCCCTGGCAGCCTCTGTCAACTGGCCAGCCATTGGCAGCCTACTGGGATGTCTGATCCGGCCCAGTGTGGCTTCGGaagaactgctgctggaggtgcAACATGAGTGCCTGGAGTTCACGTTAGCCGTGCTCATGGTGGTCCCTGGGGCCAGCGCCGATGACCGTCTTCTGCTGGCTTGGCCCCTGGAGGGGCTGGCCGCCAATCTCTGGCTGCAGGATCTGTATCCGGTAGAGGCCGCCTGTTTGCGGGCCCTGGATGACCGGGATGCTGGCACTCGCCGGAGGCTGTTGCTGctgctctgtggtgtgtgtcGTGGCCATCCGGCTCTGGTGCGGCTGGGCTGGAGTCACCTGACCCAGGTGGTTCTGCATCTGGGGCAAGAGGAAGTGGCCTGGACCGAGGAGGCCTTGGGGGATCGCTTTCTGCAAGCCCTGGAGTTTCTGGTGGGCAGCTTGGAGCAGGCCAGCCTGCCCTGTCACTTCAACCCCAGCGTGAACCTCTTTGGCAGTTTTCGGGGAGAGGAGATCGATGACATTGGCTACGTACTCTACAGTGGTCTCCAGGTCCCTGAGAGCCTACTCTAG